From the genome of Desulfobulbaceae bacterium, one region includes:
- a CDS encoding diguanylate cyclase has product MLAERLKSGIHIIYDKPDRKHTLEISFGEARSDPENPCTLDELFAQADQMMYESKRLRKDPP; this is encoded by the coding sequence TTGCTGGCGGAAAGACTCAAAAGCGGAATTCATATTATCTATGATAAACCGGACAGAAAACATACCCTTGAAATAAGTTTCGGGGAAGCCCGCAGCGACCCAGAAAACCCCTGTACTTTAGACGAGCTTTTTGCTCAGGCCGATCAGATGATGTACGAATCAAAACGCCTCCGCAAAGACCCTCCCTAA
- a CDS encoding Hpt domain-containing protein: MSYSLRDDLVVAEFQDESTALLATIENDVISLEKNPEAINGIFRAIHSVKGSAGILEFVNVSKLAHNLETILDKIRSNSLQSSSEVVDLLLEGIDCLKVLFKNISGSDEVDVSIMLSKLDKFMADQLDPDLSEKIDIPVSIDPVRPNPKPAGVPKRVLIVEDELVNRKLLEEAVSCLLENVQIVSVDSAAKGLYHFFTNSFDLVFLDIMMPRVDGTAFIAVVEENLKEGLIRHKPNIVVQTAIQSIDQLLVLAQNECVQEILRKPIKMDRVQECIYRYC, encoded by the coding sequence ATGTCCTATAGTCTCAGAGACGATCTTGTGGTGGCAGAGTTTCAAGATGAATCGACTGCGCTTTTGGCAACAATCGAGAACGATGTTATTTCTTTGGAGAAAAATCCCGAAGCGATTAACGGCATATTTAGGGCGATACACTCTGTGAAAGGGAGCGCCGGCATCCTTGAGTTTGTTAATGTCTCTAAACTGGCTCACAACTTAGAAACAATTTTAGATAAGATTCGATCCAATAGTTTGCAATCCAGCAGCGAGGTGGTTGATCTTTTGCTGGAAGGAATCGATTGTCTGAAAGTCTTATTTAAGAATATCTCTGGCAGTGATGAGGTTGATGTTTCAATTATGCTAAGTAAGTTGGATAAATTTATGGCCGACCAGTTAGATCCAGATCTTTCAGAGAAAATTGATATTCCTGTGTCGATTGATCCTGTAAGGCCCAACCCAAAGCCAGCTGGTGTGCCGAAAAGAGTTTTGATTGTTGAGGATGAACTCGTCAATCGAAAACTATTGGAAGAGGCGGTAAGCTGCCTGCTTGAAAATGTTCAGATAGTATCGGTTGATTCCGCTGCTAAAGGGTTATATCATTTTTTTACAAATTCATTTGATCTCGTTTTCCTGGACATAATGATGCCCCGAGTTGATGGCACTGCATTTATAGCTGTTGTCGAGGAAAACCTGAAAGAAGGCCTGATAAGACACAAACCAAACATTGTAGTCCAAACAGCCATTCAGTCAATAGATCAGTTACTGGTTTTAGCACAGAACGAGTGCGTTCAAGAGATACTCAGAAAACCTATTAAAATGGATCGTGTTCAAGAGTGTATTTATCGCTATTGCTGA
- a CDS encoding Hsp20/alpha crystallin family protein: MTEKKGIIPREETSPEISRQIPVVAPVVDIYENEDEILLYADMPGVVREAVTVNVDNGKLAISGVRNLKIEGVANWEEFDSVEYQRTFSVPQTIDVAKVNAELKEGVLRLHLPKSEAAKPRMIEIR, encoded by the coding sequence ATGACTGAGAAAAAAGGAATTATCCCAAGAGAAGAAACGAGTCCGGAGATAAGTCGTCAAATCCCTGTAGTTGCGCCAGTGGTAGATATCTATGAAAATGAGGACGAGATTCTCCTGTACGCGGATATGCCTGGTGTTGTCAGGGAGGCGGTAACTGTTAATGTTGACAATGGTAAACTGGCAATTTCTGGAGTAAGGAATCTGAAAATTGAAGGTGTTGCTAACTGGGAAGAGTTCGACAGTGTTGAATATCAAAGAACATTTTCTGTTCCGCAGACTATTGATGTTGCAAAAGTTAATGCTGAGTTGAAAGAGGGGGTGTTGCGGCTTCATCTGCCAAAGTCGGAAGCAGCAAAGCCGCGAATGATTGAGATCCGCTGA